One window of the Phycodurus eques isolate BA_2022a chromosome 7, UOR_Pequ_1.1, whole genome shotgun sequence genome contains the following:
- the LOC133405194 gene encoding uncharacterized protein LOC133405194: protein MWFQRNPTITVTKTQQEATGPTETMILHFISLVFAFSFKTCGTATFSHADSIIEVTTGEIKGNSPHIQLPTVSYNKKSRNITEAIKVAQVTTASFITFLETNSSSGMTNITKVIKSTVSPVPKRSTQSQDKEQTVPPSTTEITHLSTDSNLLSHATQDKEQTVPPSTTEITHLSTDSNLLSHATTFPDNKPTNTDGDTTQFTGSNKPSIFIVITKPNKIQEPPKEKSNNVPIHSQVVAGLIGVALLSMVVGILVIFVKKRKLQRQQITTNDWAGPSPFLIHGDDNGRVTMRSSNQISLPSFLSQRISNRLSFLPEIQEESEAITPGSTFGSTHGGITSEQEFDNKSALESTHTKKIDNSAIVTSSMKPSTTNGSTANENRN from the exons ATGTGGTTTCAGAGAAATCCAACAATCACTG TTACAAAGACGCAACAAGAGGCAACAGGACCGACGGAAACTATGATCTTGCACTTCATAAGCCTTGTTTTCgcattttcattcaagactTGTGGTACAGCGACATTTAGCCATGCTGACAGTATAATTGAAGTGACAACTGGTGAGATCAAAGGAAATTCACCTCATATCCAGCTACCAACAGtcagttacaataaaaaatctcGAAATATCACTGAAGCAATCAAGGTGGCTCAAGTAACAACAGCCAGCTTCATAACTTTCCTGGAAACTAATTCATCGAGCGGAATGACAAACATCACAAAAGTAATTAAAAGCACTGTATCTCCAGTGCCCAAAAGATCCACCCAAAGCCAGGACAAAGAACAAACGGTCCCACCCTCTACTACTGAAATTACCCATTTGTCTACAGACTCAAACCTCCTCTCTCACGCAACCCAGGACAAAGAACAAACGGTCCCACCCTCTACTACTGAAATTACCCATTTGTCTACAGACTCAAACCTCCTCTCTCACGCAACCACATTTCCTGACAACAAACCTACAAACACAGATGGAGATACAACACAGTTCACTGGCTCAAACAAACCTTCAATATTCATTGTCATTACCAAGcccaacaaaatacaagaacCTCCAAAAGAAAAATCCAACAATGTACCAATTCACAGTCAAGTAGTGGCAGGACTAATAGGTGTGGCTCTGTTATCGATGGTCGTTGGAATCTTGGTCATCTTTGTGAAGAAACGCAAACTTCAGAGACAGCAGATAACAACAAATGACTGGGCTGGGCCTTCACCATTTCTAATCCATGGAGATGACAATGGACGAGTAACAATGAGGTCATCTAACCAGATTTCTCTTCCCAGCTTCCTGTCTCAGAGAATTTCCAATAGGTTGTCCTTTCTCCCAGAAATACAGGAGGAGTCAGAAGCCATAACACCAGGTTCTACGTTTGGAAGTACACATGGAGGGATTACATCTGAACAAGAGTTTGACAACAAAAGTGCACTGGAAAGCACTCATACAAAAAAGATTGATAATTCTGCCATTGTGACCTCTTCAATGAAACCAAGCACCACAAACGGCAGTACTGCCAACGAAAACCGTAACTAA